Proteins from one Xiphophorus hellerii strain 12219 chromosome 8, Xiphophorus_hellerii-4.1, whole genome shotgun sequence genomic window:
- the tbc1d13 gene encoding TBC1 domain family member 13: MSTAYKNRIQEFKSALGEESINLMTLRELSFSGIPHEEGLRSLCWKILLNYLPLDQTLWDSFLKKQREVYSQFLREMIIQPGIAKANLGLSRADVTLEDHPLNPNPDSRWNTYFKDNEILLQIDKDVRRLYPDMAFFQRPTDYPCQLILDPQNDYETLRRRVEQTTLKAQTVNRNRSGVTNVSSPGKSLNLYPSNEYEVLPSGSEAHWEVVERILFIYAKLNPGIAYVQGMNEIVGPIYYTFATDPSSSWKEHAEADTFFCFTNLMSENRDNFIKSLDDSQCGITCRMESVYAMLRDKDHELFLKLEEQNIKPQYFTFRWLTLLLSQEFLLPDVIRIWDSLFSDRDRFHFLLLVCCAMLILIRDSLLSGDFTTNMRLLQDYPISDVHLILTKAKELQENC, from the exons ATGTCTACTGCCTACAAGAACAG GATCCAAGAGTTCAAATCGGCTTTGGGAGAGGAAAGCATCAACCTGATGACGCTGAGGGAGCTGAGCTTCAGCG GAATCCCTCATGAGGAAGGACTGCGCTCGCTGTGCTGGAAG ATTCTGCTGAACTACCTGCCTCTGGACCAGACGTTATGGGATTCCTTCCTGAAGAAGCAGAG AGAGGTTTACTCCCAGTTCCTCAGAGAGATGATCATCCAGCCCGGTATCGCCAAGGCCAACCTGGGCCTGTCCAGAGCCGACGTCACGCTGGAGGACCAC CCGCTGAACCCGAACCCGGACAGCCGCTGGAACACGTACTTCAAGGATAACGAGATTCTGCTGCAGATCGACAAGGATGTGAG gcgGCTGTACCCGGACATGGCGTTCTTCCAGCGGCCCACCGACTATCCGTGCCAGCTGATCCTGGACCCGCAGAACGACTACGAGACGCTGCGGCGCCGCGTGGAGCAAACCACGCTGAAGGCCCAAACCGTGAACCGGAACCGGAGCGGAGTCACCAAC GTCAGCTCTCCAGGAAAGTCTCTGAACCTGTACCCGTCCAATGAGTACGAGGTTCTGCCCAGCGGCAGCGAGGCGCACTGGGAGGTGGTGGAGCGGATCCTCTTCATCTACGCCAAGCTGAACCCGGGCATCGCTTACGTCCAGGGCATGAACGAGATCGTCGGGCCAATCTACTACACCTTCGCCACCGACCCCAGCAGCTCCTGGAAAG AGCACGCCGAGGCCGACACCTTCTTCTGCTTCACCAACCTGATGTCAGAGAACCGCGACAACTTCATCAAGAGTCTGGACGACTCTCAGTGCGGCATCACCTGCAGGATGGAGAGCGTCTACGCCATGCTGCGCGACAAGGACCACGAGCTCTTCCTCAAACTG GAGGAGCAGAACATCAAGCCTCAGTACTTCACCTTCCGCTGGCTCACCCTGCTGCTGTCCCAGGAGTTCCTGCTGCCGGACGTCATCCGGATCTGGGACTCCCTGTTCTCCGACCGGGACCGcttccacttcctgctgctggtcTGCTGCGCCATGCTCAT ACTGATCCGGGACAGCTTGCTGTCCGGAGACTTCACCACCAACATGAGGCTGCTGCAG gaTTATCCGATCTCAGACGTCCACCTCATCCTGACCAAGGCCAAAGAGCTGCAGGAGAACTGCTAA
- the zer1 gene encoding protein zer-1 homolog — MAAKAGDDPDSLMTLATVFCLRNLRKTMCYQGFRNKLCMRADIFLPSEICDKLVNMYMELVHTDSNFEPEESFFQLFSDPRSTRLTRVQLREDFVRDRDLEAIRKQDLIELHLTYCNSLSSRSLKTLSSFRETLVSLCLFGCSNIFYRKGGAPLACTEDSEDEDEDVPAARQAPETDFSFRGFDRLRLLNLGQLPDDVEAESLLRPLRSVTALDLSNVRLQGAAFLTQWRERLASLVLYNVDLSEEVVGTVLELGNLRHLDLSRESRRNVKFKMTRKILTVLVQRLLHLVSLDISGHIMLDNCTVPHFEEAVGRPSTEPCKSSIYPLQELKRPLQFLGLYDTTLCNVTHIPAYKVTGSKNEDQVLNAIEAYTEFRPELAHKAINQLFDIARIQHCSQLLRALQLVIAALKCHKYDKSIQVTGSAALFYLTNTEYRSDQSVRLRRDVIQVVLNGMEQYQEVTVQRNCCLTLCNFSIPEELEFQYSRVNQLLLKILEPARQDESIQRIAVHLCNALVCQVDNHHKEAVGKMGFVKTMLNLIQKKLQDRTCDQVMEFSWSALWNITDETPDNCQMFLNCRGMSLFLECLEEFPDKQELHRNMLGLLGNVAEVKSLRPQLLTPQFITVFSNLLESKADGIEVSYNACGVLSHIMFDGPQVWSMEEPRRDAVMDRMWDAIQSWDVSSRRNINYRSFEPILRLLPQSIAPVSQHWATWALYNLVSVYPSKYCPLLIKEGGVSLLEKVLELESSQPETKEMARKVMEQCENFKEDPMETNNGQEANYGQRG; from the exons ATGGCAGCCAAAGCGGGCGACGACCCGGACAGCCTGATGACGCTGGCCACCGTGTTCTGCCTGAGGAACCTGAGGAAGACCATGTGCTACCAGGGCTTCAGGAACAAGCTCTGCATGCGCGCCGACATCTTCCTGCCCAGCGAAATCTGCGACAAACTCGTCAACAT GTACATGGAGCTGGTCCACACCGACAGCAACTTTGAGCCGGAGGAGAGTTTCTTCCAGCTGTTCTCGGACCCGCGCAGCACCAGGCTGACCCGGGTCCAGCTGAGGGAGGACTTCGTCCGGGACCGGGACCTGGAGGCCATCAGGAAGCAG GACCTGATCGAACTCCACCTCACCTACTGCAACAGCCTGTCGTCCCGCAGCCTGAAGACTCTGTCCAGCTTCAGAGAGACTCTGGTGTCTCTCTGCCTGTTCGGCTGCAGTAACATCTTCTACAGGAAGGGCGGCGCCCCGCTGGCCTGCACCGAGGACTCCGAGGACGAGGACGAGGACGTCCCGGCCGCCCGGCAGGCCCCGGAGACGGACTTCAGCTTCCGGGGCTTCGACCGGCTGCGGCTGCTGAACCTGGGCCAGCTGCCCGACGACGTGGAGGCGGAGTCTCTGCTGCGGCCGCTGCGCTCCGTCACCGCGCTGGACCTGTCCAACGTCCGCCTGCAGGGGGCGGCCTTCCTCACGCAGTGGAGGGAGCGGCTGGCCTCGCTCGTCCTCTACAACGTGGATCTGTCGGAGGAAGTGGTCGGCACCGTGCTGGAGCTGGGCAACCTCAG ACATCTGGACCTGTCCCGGGAGAGCAGGCGGAACGTGAAGTTCAAGATGACCCGGAAGATCCTGACGGTTCTGGTGCAGCGGCTGCTCCACCTCGTCTCCCTGGACATCTCCGGACACATCATGCTGGACAACTGCACCGTGCCGCACTTCGAGGAGGCCGTGGGCCGGCCCAG CACCGAGCCGTGTAAGAGCAGCATCTACCCGCTGCAGGAGCTGAAGAGGCCGCTGCAGTTCCTGGGCCTCTACGACACGACGCTGTGCAACGTCACTCACATCCCGGCCTACAAG GTGACCGGGTCAAAGAACGAGGATCAGGTTCTGAACGCCATCGAAGCCTACACCGAGTTTCGCCCGGAGCTCGCCCACAAAGCCATCAACCAGCTGTTCGACATCGCCCGGATACAGCACTGCAGCCAGCTGCTGCGGGCCCTGcag CTGGTGATCGCCGCCCTGAAGTGCCATAAGTACGATAAGAGCATCCAGGTGACGGGCAGCGCGGCGCTCTTCTACCTGACCAACACCGAGTACCGCAGCGACCAGAGCGTCCGCCTGCGCCGCGACGTCATCCAGGTGGTTCTGAACGGGATGGAGCAGTACCAGGAGGTCACC GTGCAGAGGAACTGCTGCCTGACGCTCTGTAACTTCAGCATCCCGGAGGAGCTGGAGTTCCAGTACAGCCGGGTcaaccagctgctgctgaagatCCTGGAACCGGCCCGGCAGGACGAGTCCATCCAGAGGATCGCCGTGCATCTCTGTAACGCGCTGGTCTGCCAGGTGGACAACCACCACAAGGAGGCCGTGGGCAAGATGGGCTTCGTCAAG ACCATGCTGAACCTGATCCAGAAGAAGCTGCAGGACCGAACG tGTGACCAGGTGATGGAGTTCTCCTGGAGCGCGCTCTGGAACATCACCGATGAGACGCCTGATAACTGCCAGATGTTCCTGAACTGCCGCGGCATGAGCCTCTTCCTGGAGTGTCTGGAG GAGTTTCCAGACAAGCAGGAGCTCCACCGCAACATGCTGGGGCTTCTGGGTAACGTGGCGGAGGTGAAGTCTCTGCGGCCGCAGCTGCTCACGCCTCAGTTCATCACCGTGTTCAG CAACCTGCTGGAGAGCAAGGCGGACGGCATCGAGGTCTCCTACAACGCCTGCGGCGTTCTGTCCCACATCATGTTCGACGGGCCCCAGGTGTGGAGCATGGAGGAGCCGCGGCGCGACGCCGTCATGGACAGGATGTGGGACGCCATCCAGAGCTGGGACGTCAGCTCCCGCCGCAACATCAACTACAG GTCGTTCGAACCGATCCTGCGGCTGCTTCCTCAGAGCATCGCCCCGGTCAGCCAGCACTGGGCCACCTGGGCGCTCTACAACCTGGTGTCCGTTTACC CCAGTAAATACTGTCCGCTGCTGATAAAGGAAGGCGGCGTTAGTCTTTTGGAGAAAGTTCTTGAGCTGGAGAGTTCCCAGCCAGAGACCAAGGAGATGGCGAG GAAGGTGATGGAGCAGTGCGAGAACTTCAAGGAGGATCCGATGGAGACGAACAACGGCCAGGAGGCCAACTACGGCCAGAGAGGctga